The following is a genomic window from Chaetodon trifascialis isolate fChaTrf1 chromosome 13, fChaTrf1.hap1, whole genome shotgun sequence.
acacacacacacacacactgtgatatTTTTCTGCCAATCGACTGAGTTCTGCATTACTGGCAGAAACTCTGTTGAACGGAAGTCGACATGCGTGAACAGTGTGAATAAAGTTTTGGACTTTGAAAAGAAACAAGCACATTCAGAATGACACTGAGTGGCGAGTGATGCCGGAGGCGCTGCAGCTAACGCTAGCGTGTTTTTCCTGCGTGGTGCAGCCAGTTCTTATCAGCTGACTCAGCATGTGGACGTGAAACGCTGGCAGTTCAGAGGTTTACTGCACTTTGCCTCTATACCTGAACTCCTCAAACACCAGATAAAAACCTGTCCGTCACGCCACAGCTGTACGTTCACGTTTTGGCTCTGCTGAGCACTTAGCAGCACAGGCGCCAGAACTGTAGCTCGCATGAGACCGGGTACCAGACTTCAGGAGTGTTAGGACACCATGCTGCTTGTTGTAAGATAAGAAGGTGATTGGCTGTCTAACTCAAAACGTCCACGAagcacacaggacacactgttACCCAGAGACAGCTGCTTATCTGCACAGATGAGCACAGTTCGTCCGGGGTTTCGATTGATAACTCGAACGCGCTGCTTCATTTTCTCGTGTAGCTCACATCGCTTGTTGGTGTATTAACAGTCGATGACGCATCCGGCTGGTGAGCTGACgccaaactgcagcagcttctgaCACATTCTGACAGTGGAAAATGGTTTTTAGCTGCTTTTGAATGTTCTAATGAAAGAAATGCCAAAAGCACACGACAGGGAATAACGTTCCACAGATACCACGGTATTTTATTGCATAAATAATCTGACACATTAAAAGTAATCTGAGTATTTTAGCCTGTCTGGGGGCGTGGCgttggagggagggggtgggatTCTTTCAGTTCCATTACTTTTAAAGTCTAGATTACTCTGATTACTCTCACGGGTTTCTCCGACGTTCCCGACTCCAGCTTTCAGATTGTTATGTACAGAAATGATCACTGATCAATATATCATCACATTCTTTAAGCTGTCACAGATCAatactgagacagacagagagacagagggacagacagacagagggacggacagacaaGGATGAGGAGGATAAAGGTCCTGACCTCTCTGGCGTTctccctcagctgctgctcagccttCATCACGCCATTGATGGCCTCCTCCAGCTGATCCTGGGCCTGCCGGCACTGCTTCAGCCCACCCGTTGCCGCCTCCACCGATGGCATCCTGAACAGGTCAACAGGAAGCAGGGAGGACACAGCGTCAAAATAAAAGAGGTCAAACCGGttctcaagttaaaacaaacagaaaaagtggAGCATGAACTTCAGTGAGGAAGAAACCTGAGCGATGCAGTAAACATGACGCCACTGCTGCCTGAAGGTCTGCTGATCAATGTGTTTGAGGGATTTACCTAAACTTCAGCTGGCAGCTCCAAACTACATGATCTGAATGCAAATCCTCTTTCACTTCCTCAAATAAGGAAAGTTCAGCAAGCTTAAATGCAGCGTCATCGTGCTGATGGTGAAACagactctttgttttcttcaccaACGCCGCACTCGTTCCTCAATCCGCACTTCTGCTTTCACTCCATTTCTGTCCACATGGACGGTGTCCACATGCAGGCTTCAGGTCTGCTGTGTCTCAAAGAACAAAGACGGTCTTCAGATTCATGCTTCAGCACAAACTGGCCTGTCACATGATATTTtctagtttgtgtgtgttttaatatttcCTTCATTCTTCCTcacaaaataatatttacaaGTGTTAATCGGGTCAAAGAGTATAAAAGAGCAACATTAGGTGattaaaacacagaaaccgtCCAAAGCACAAAGACACTGGTGGTCCACAGTGGAGAGGCTGACAGCGCTTCAGTCCTTCAACGTTCTTCATTTGTTCTGTCTGGTTAAAAACAGGATCAACACATCAGAGCAGCCTGACCGCACAGGTGAGTCAGCTGTGTGCGACAGGTGAGTCCTGACTGAAGGAGGATTATCTGAAGCTTCTGTCTGATCATTGTTTCTATTCTTCTGCTCACTCTGAGGATGACTGCACATCAGTGTTTCCTTCAGGCCGCTGGGTCGCGGTCAAAACCTCAGCTGACGCTCACAGTGTTTGTCAACACAGCTGCACTgagctctgtgattggtcagaggGCTGCTCGGCCACCAGGATCCACTGGGATTAAACCAGTCAAACCACTGAACTATTTTCAGATACAGCTGGAAAACAGCTATCCCAAACACAGAAGCACCTGAAACACTCCTGCAGGGACGGCTGGCTGGGGGACAGGGACACtaacactgcagcctgtttcacagCTGACGGCTGCAGCACTCCCGatcaatactggaccaattaAAACAATTCTTGTTTCTATTAGTTGCTTGGACACAAAAAGAcggaaaacatgtcaacaatcGCAGACAATAACTTGAAAGTCTTTCAGGACACGTGGACCAGCAAGTTTTTCTCAACAGAAACCCTGAATGGGAGATGCAGTCtagtgtgcttttattttgaaaagtttgCTGTCATGGAAACTGCTGCTTCCACATAAAACTGATCAAACTTATTGAATTGTTTGCCACATgactcttgtttttgttttattaattttttggtggtggtggtggcgagAGTGGGCGTGGCCTCAGGGTGCGGCACCGCTTCAGTATCAGCTGCTAACAGTCAGCCGGCTGCCGTTGATAAGAACAACAACATGGAAACCGCGTCGCCCTCCagagctcagtgtttctgagtGGAACCCACAGAGAAGACGTCTATGACACGCTTCGACCCTCCAGAGTCCAGCTTCACTCGGGTTAATATTTGCCAACACTCACGTTTGTCttcatccagctgtttttcaCCTGTCCTCCCCTCACAAACATGGCGTCACTTATTTCAGCACAAACTCAGCTACGAGTCCGACTTCTCGTTCAGTCCAATTAACGAAGCATGAAGCTGCCAAGAGCCCAAAACATAAGAGAAATCACACCCACCAGTGACCAGTTCCAAAAATATTACTTCTGATCAATACTTCCTCgattaaatgtctgttttcacgTCTGAGAGTCCAGTCCAAGGTGACGTCTTGTTGTTTCAGcagtccaacagtccaaaacacaaagggacTGAGGTTACTATCAcgtcaaacagagaaaatcattaAAGATCCACATCTGAGAGGCTTAAACCTGCCGATTCtcgctttaaaaaaaattaacaatcAATAATATAATCAATGATCAAGGCTGTAAAAAATGTAGTTTGATGGttaatacacacaaatgcagacagtgtgtgagacagaagtgtaatgaagtgtgtttttcactgacagtgtgtgttagtgtgtaaacagtgtgaaCATTAACgttaaaaaatgtttgatgaTGGACAATCATACATGAGATTATGCTCTTTCTCAGCGTGTCTCTGCATGACTTACGAATAAAGTTATgtcactgtaaataaaacctGATCAGTGTTTCAGAGATCAATAGACTGCAGGTGGTTTAAACTGTGTCTCAACATGGCTTGGTATTGATTACTTTTCAGAAGTATTTGTACTGCCTGAGTGTGATGATGATTTAAATCAGAATGAATGTGAAGATCCACGGTGTCACATTTGACCATTTCAGTCTGAGTGAATCCAACAAACACGACTAACGAGCTCGCTAACGGTGAAACTGAGTTCTGTTTGTCAGCGGATTAAAGTCTTCCTGCAAACATCTCTGATGTGGAAAAACACGAAGCGACATCAGAGCGTGTTTTGTCCTCAGGATTCAAAGAGAttctgaacagaaaacaaccCAATTAAAACACGTCGTTAGTTCCTAAATCACTTTAAGCGTGTTTCTGCCTCAGTGTTTCATTACACTCACGGACTGATCTGAGAAACTTTTCTGTCAGCAGGGGGATTATTTTCACCATAGATTCATCATCGCTTTAATTAACTGATCATTAAGGCAATAATTCATCTTTTAGGATAAaagtcatcatcatcgtcgtcatcttCACGTATCTGACTGTGTTCACTGAGAGTTTTACTTGAAATCTGACTTCAGCTACAAATAAAAGATCAAATGATTCCGATTGACACACTGCCTCAGAAACAGGATCAATAACCCGTCATCACTTTCAAACCAGTGTGTCCAATAACTCACCTGCGAAGCCGCACACAaacctgctgctctcctctgtgcaatttgtactgtatttgcatgtatttttgcatgtatttttgcATGTATTCATCCCTGTTAAGAGTTCGTCCAACCTCAGACTGTCTAACAGGAAATGCTGCACTGTTACAGGTTTAACCACCAAACTGGATAAAAAAGCAGGTCACAGCGTTCGTGCAACTGTAATACTCAGAAAAACATAATTTACTGTTTTAACAATgtctgcagcagttttctgcAAAACAACTACTAACAACTACTTCAGTATATGTGGTTGcattgtacttttactctgaAGATTTTACTTGGAAAGAAGCAATTTTACATTATGGTCCGAATATTTTTACTTCAGCAAAGGATTGAGGACTTCCTCCAGCTCGGAACATGTTAATGTGGAATAATAATTAACTTTTATATGTTAGTTTTGATGTTTCAACATTCCTCGGTATTTCCTGCCTGCTGCTAATCTGCGTCTTATATAATCAATCACGTTACTCATCGGCCGTGTGGACGCTACAGCGGGAATAAAGGGGCTCACTGCTCCGCTGTCGTACCTCATGTTGGTGACTCAGAGATAATCAAACTCCACGAAAGATCCAGAAAACACGACGCGTCCTCAGCTCGAGCACAGCCGAAGACAGTGGATTAAAAAACCGGTTACTGTTTGACGTTTGTCTCGTCGGTCGCAGCTCAGAAAAATGAGGAAGCGATTGTTTGAGAGTCCGCCATCACTGTCTGCATGCCGGCACGTACGCACAGGCACACAAGGGGGGCGCGGGGGGGGCGCGGGGGGGCAAGAGGTCCTGAATATTCAAAGATTGCCAAAACAGCCACATTGCATCGATTAGTGATTAACTGAGATATGTTAGAGGCCAGTGTGCACAGCTGCTAACTCACTTTCACAAGAACCCAGAGTAAACGTGACATGCTGCCCCCTCAGTTTAGCACCAAACTCcatacaaaaacactgcatattTAATGTTGGTACGGTTTGTTTGAAAGAGAGCAAAGCTGGCAGAACTTCACGTCTTCTCAATAGTAAACTCGGCTAACAGAAAATCCACCCAGCAGCACTTCTGATAAAATACCTGCTTTTAACAGCGCTCACTTTCACTACTCTGCCCTGATGTTTACTGGCAAGAGACTGacaatgacaggaaacacatgTAAAAGCTGGCATCTTGTTACAGGTGAAATTGGTGGCCAATTAGTATGAGTATGAGTATGCCGAATTACAGTCTGGATCCTACTACTGTGTAATATCACTAAAAACTAACATTACACCCGGTGAAACCTTAACGATGAGCGGAGGACAGAAATTTTTGAGTTCTTTTTGGAGCGAGTTTGGTTTAAAAACACGAGAATTTGGGCATCGGCTGAAAATCAATATACAACTTTATAACTACTGAGGCGGGATGAGGAAGGCCCttttaaagaacaaaaaacacttaaatatCACCTTTCATTAGCCTTATTGTCCAATGTTTTGTTAACAACTGGAGGTCATAGTGTTTTTATCAAAGGTAACGGTAGCTATGTTAAATTTGCGTATTACATTATCGAATTAAGGTAAGGACAAAGATGTTATTGAAATCGGACAACACTAATGCGCTTATCTTCCGTACTGACGTTAAAATCAGCAACATTTTTCCTAAAGCTGCGAGAATACGTGCTTCACTGCTGGCAGAGTtcacagctaacgttagcttatgTGGATAAGAGTTAGCCTTCATGGCAGGTCAGCTGAGCTAACCCAGCTGCGCTAACTAACGTTAGCTGATATGTTCGATGTGAAAAGAGCAGTTTCATGAGCCGCAGACTATTGAACTCACCGTGTGCCTTTGCTGTGGACTCTCGACTTCGATGTCATATAATCCAAGTTTGTTCTTCGATACGTTAAACCGAAAAATAGCTCCGTTAAAAGCCGGTGTTTTCCACCAGCTGCTATTCAAAGTCACGATCACGTCAAGGAAAAAGAACATATGCGGTGCCAGAGAAGTGTCGTGAGAACTGAGAGCGAGAACTGAGAGCAACATTCCGTTCGAGTCAGAGGGCGACTGCCTCCTGCTGGTGATATTTGGTCACTGCAGCATGTTACTTATTCTCATGGTTTATGAGAGTTCATCCATTAAAGAAAGGTTTTTAACAGAAAAGGGGCACATAAAGGAGAACTGTGAGAAAAGACGGAGGAAATTCTGAGACGGAATAGACATCAACTCCTTAAAGTAATGTATGAGGATGTGGAGAGCTACAAAATCAAATGAAGATAAAGCAGAAATAACAGCTAAAACGAGATCATACTTCTCATAATCTAACAGATGAAGGGAAACAAGGGAGAGGATAAACTAGAGAAGCACTTCCAAAGATGAAATGAGGAGATCTATCGCAAAATCTGGCATAGCATCTCCAAGAAATATGTCAACtacaaaatgttaaacatttgGTAGTTCAGACAAACATCAAACTTTTGGGAATAGCCTAGTAAATATGGGAAGAAGGAAGATTACCCATCAGTTGGAAAGACATAATTATTATACCTATAATAAAACCAGAGCAGTCCAACAAAGGATGATCACAGAAAGAGTAACATTCTTTATAGAGATGATTGTTTTAGTAATTTGTTTAGAGACAAAAATTGGAAAAGCCCTAATGAATACAGAATCCATAATGCAgtgtttgaggaggaggaggaggaggaggaggaggaggaggaggaagagtgatCTCCTGTTGCTGTAGCAGCAGATGAGTCAGGATGATGTGCTACTGCCTCAACAAGCTCAGGTGGTGAAGATGAAGGTTCTTCAAACAGCGGTTGTGGGTTAAGCATAAACAGAAAATGGGATGAGCTCATGAAGTTTTTGTAGAATCAAACTGAAAAGtcattttgtttcctctgaAGTGAATGAAGCAACTCTGAGACTGATTTCATGATTGGGACCCCACCAGTGAGtgagaactgaagaagcctcttggatgacAGGAGAAATGTTTTCTagaaattgtaattgtaattgagAACTACAAGCAAGTTCAGTTTCCTCTCGAAGCActtagaaatgtgtgtgtggctgaacaTGGTGTCACTGCCAGAAGTATAAAACACATAGAGGGAGCTAAAGAAATGTGGAGCATCTTCAGAATTTATTTATcactgaggaaagaaaagatgaagcCATGCCTGAGCTTTTCAAAGAAATCGGCTTCATTGAGGAGAAAGCCCACACGATGATACACCGCGAAGAGGTAGACGGCAAAGAGAATCTCGCGACATTTTCGGGCATCAGTGTGTGCAACGTCATCACGTTCACTGCGTGGCAGGCGGAGTCAGGGCGGAGGGACGGTGCTTGTAATGTAGATTTTAGAGACCAAAACATCGGATTTAAAATCTTTACTGTGGAGACTGAAGTCCGTCAGTCTGCTGAGAGAACATTCACACAGCCACAGACCCGGGACAAACACGGTAAACTGCCAGCTGAACTGCCGCTGCGGGGAAAATGTCTGTGGGCTCCGGGAACAGAAACACGAACACGGAACCGTGGGGAAGCTTCGATGATAACCTCATCCAGgtgagctaacatgctaactaaCCAGCTAAATAACCTCCTCACAAGAGAATTAGTTAACCAGAAAAGCCGAGCTACCATTCTAGCTGagatgctaacaggctaaccaACCCGTCAGACGTGTTGATTAGCATAGCTAAGATAACTCATCAAGCAGACCAGTAACAACAAGGCTAACATAACCTGCTCTGTAGCCTCTCTGGAGAGTGTTTACCTTTAATACGGGGACAGGCAGGTAAATATACAGGAAACATCTGGGTGACGTCATGGCTTGTTGTGGAAGAAATATTCGGATCCTTTGTTTTAGTACAAGTACCACTACAACAGTAAAAATACTCTAAGTAAAAGCCATGCAGTCAAAATCTTAATGTAATTGGAAGTGCAGTAGTATTCTTAGCTTCATGTAGTAATAGTACAGTAGTTTTCTCAGCATCATGCAGCAAAAGTACAGTAGTACTCTCAGCATCATGCAGTTAAGTACAGTAGTATTCTCTGCATCATGATGTTTTGAAGTACAGTAGTATTGTCAGCGCCATGCAGTAGAAGTGCAGTAGTTTTCTGATCTTTGGGatctgctgcttcctgcagcGTTGTCTGATCTTTTCATGTAATCTGGAAGGTAACACCTTCTTGTGAGAGTCAGAAGAAAGGCCAGCTGTCAGATCggtgagcagagcagctgatgttTTGTCTGATTCGTCTGTTATCGTCTGGACATTTGATCACCATGGCGTCCTCCTGCTCATTTCCAAATTGAATTCATGCATTTGTGGTTCTAAACAACCCCTCTTACCTGTGTTTGCTGCATTGTGTTCAGGGCGGCGGCTCGGCCGTCATcgacatggagaacatggacGACACGTCGGGCTCCAGCTTCGAGGACATGGGAGAGATGCAccagaggatgaaggaggaggaggaggtggctgcCGAGGCCGCCGCCACCGAGGACGACAGCACGGAGGACGGAGAGTTTCTGGGCATGAAGGGGTTAAAGGGCCAGCTGGGTCGACAGGTGGCTGATGAGGTGAGTCCAGATCTGAGCTCAGAggttctgcttcctgtcagcaACACTGAGATGAGGCTCCCTGAATGTTACTGTGGAAACACTGAGAGGCTGACGTCTATCATCAAGAGTAACAGCTGAGTTTTCCCTCCTTTGATTGGTGGATCAGTGTCACTAATCACatgtgtgatgtgttcaggTGTGGCAGGCGGGGAAGCGTCAGGCCTCCAGAGCCTTCAACCTATACGCCAACATCGACATCCTGAGGCCGTATTTTGACGTGGAGCCGGTACAGGTCCGCAGCAGGTAGGgcttttcacttcctgtttccggtcagctgtttcctgctcagtctgatgctaactgctgctaactgtctCCCCTCAGGCTGATTGAGTCCATGATACCTGTCCGCATGATCAACTTCCCCCAGGTACACACTACTACTTCCTGTCTCTTCTCAAGTTCAACatgacacacctgcagacagaaacgtgtTGATGTTCTGAAGCTCTGATCCAGGATCAGAATGAGTTGTTCCACGAAGCAGGTTCGATCAGTTTGTCCCACATAGGGttgggcgatatggctgaaaactctattgcgatataagtgttttatattggtcgatatcgataattattgatatttttatgacctatttaaaataaggaccaggagaaaaatccattcaatttaaacatttttattttaaattgaaccttcctctgattataattccctcagctatcaaggcagaaaggaaagaaaatgtcaacacaaccatggaaaacactcaaataataaatgttaaaaaaaaaaaaagtgtaaaagtgtaaacagagagaaacctgggaactttttttctgcaggtttagtgcaggaagttcacaagctgattcaccttctgctgaataaaatgttttcagatatgtgcagtgttttgtaaacatagcagaaactgaggtagacttgacatcagtaacatacaaacaaacaaacaaacatgatagacagcacagtaagactgactgaactataaaaccagcctagacatatgaacaacttcagtcgctcttcttactctaaacatacatgaactattcagttatatttttattgcaagtgtgtctaaaaaaaaaaaaaagcatgtgtaagagatgtttgtaagctggcttctcctcagtgctcagtgaagcatgtctttagctatatgatatgccgctgcctccgttacgtcttcgtcccttttagatgatttgtcatcaggcactgaagcagatacctctgcatggtggtcagctgcttgtgcggtggtgctgcggttggtggaagttggcgaatacggctgcgctccaatgagtgagcgcggctaaggtggttaaataagtttgtggtgttaccggtcttggtggggatgaaagtcttgcataagttacagaccacattggtctgactacagtccgacttataaaatccaaaaaactccatactggcgagctgactttccctgttttatcgacgatttcttcgctcgctgcagcgctcactttcattttctcatctcactccttgcggaacaacaaacacgagacaacgagatggcgcaaccgaacttgataatgttacatgattcgtgtgttagcgtgtctctctcactgattagcgattactccctacgttgctcggttacctgagagcgagtgcctttgttcatgcaaccaacctcacttcgcaacttcaggtttcctccgacaaagaaaaaaaaaattatcgaatgttttatcgaacgcatttttttattgatattgatgacatgtctatcgcgagacatattgctatcgttttattgcccagccctagtcCCACAGTAGCATGAGACTCCACTGAACAATGACTTCACCTCCGTTCACTCTGATAACTACACAAAGGAACGTgtctgaagagagaaaagatgatctgaaaacatgtttatggACAGACTCACCTGCTCCAGAACGACGGCTAATAATCAAACCTGATTGATTctcagaggcagaaacagacacCTCCACATGAGGGACAAAGTACACGAGTGGACACACtggggtcagggtcagggtcaggatcaggatcaggatcagggtcagggtcaggatcaggatcaggatcaggatcaggatcaggatcaggatcaggatcagtcCTCTGACAGTTTGTACTTCCTGTGTGTAGAAGATAGCAGGTGAGCTGTACGGTCCTCTGATGCTGGTCTTCACTCTGGTGGCGATCCTGCTTCACGGCATGAAGACGTCAGGAACTGTCATcgtaagaaaacacacacacacacacacacacacacatagatataCCTGAAAACACTAAACATCTACACTATAGTCCTTTGACGTtactgctgatgtgtgtgtgtgtgtatgtgtgtgttacagagggAGGGGACTCTGATGGGAACAGCTATAGGAACATGTTTTGGTTACTGGCTCGGCGTGTCCTCCTTCATCTACTTCCTGGCGTACCTGGTCAACGCTCAGATCACCATGCTGCAGATGCTCTCCCTGCTGGTCAGTAACAGTACTGCAACCACAGTActcagtatacacacagtatgcaTGCAGTACACGCACAGTTCACAAACAGTGTACACACAGAGTGTACACACAGTTCACACTCAGTACACACGTAGTACAGTAGTTCCCATTAAGCTTTGCAGGATGTAAACAAGAAGTATGATGTTTCCCTGGAGTCAGCGAGTTAGCTGTGGGCTACATCTTGAGCTCTGTGTTATTAACAGCctgctgaattagctgttagcagttcaTGTTAGCAGCTGCCGTTAGCAGTCATGAATGTACAGACAGATATCACTGGATCTCTGTGATACTGAACAAAGCTTCAAAACAGGATTCTCAGTCCTGAAGATTTAAATCActgagtgacatcacttcctgtctcctgtcctCAGGGTTACGGTCTGTTTGGTCACTGCATCGTGCTCCTCATCTCCTACAACAtccacttccacttcctgttctacGTCCTGTGGCTGCTTCTTGGAGGACTGTCCACTCTGCGCATGGTGAGcaccacatttcccatcagcccccgTTCTCCCTCTGCTGTCAACTCACCTGGcttgtgtgtcctctgtcagGTAGCGGCTCTGCTGTCTCGGACGGTCGGTAAgactcctcgtctcctcctctgtgggaCGGTGTCTTTCCTCCACATGCTCTTCCTGCTCTACCTTCACTTCGCCTACCACAAGATCGTAGAAGGTGAGAAACTATCTGCGAcctgaggtcatgtgactgagTGACGCTGCTGTCAGAGTGACTCTTCTGTCTCTGGTTTCAGGGCTGCTGGACACTCTCGAAGGACCCAACTTTGTTCCCATGCAGCGGGTGGCCAGAGACGTGCCTGAAGTGTTGCTGAATGCCACAGTGAGGAGCCTGGGGGCCCAGCTGGGGGCCCAGCTGAGGGCCCACTGAGGGCTGCGCACACAGAAGCAGCTCTTCCTGTCAGAAGCTTCATGTTAAAGTtgatctgttttctctcttctgttcatgtttgtatatttttacCCCGTCTGAACTGTTTAGTTCCATGGTTTGATTTTATGTTCATATTCAGATGTATTTATAGTTTCTGTACAGAGACTCAAATAAACTTAATGAAATTTATGTCAgatttatttcactttgaaatgtgtttgggAAACGCACATTTGTGACTCTGTGCGGACTGTCAGGTAGCTCCCACCCCGTGAGAGGTACCTCCCCCTGTCTGCA
Proteins encoded in this region:
- the yipf3 gene encoding protein YIPF3; the encoded protein is MSVGSGNRNTNTEPWGSFDDNLIQGGGSAVIDMENMDDTSGSSFEDMGEMHQRMKEEEEVAAEAAATEDDSTEDGEFLGMKGLKGQLGRQVADEVWQAGKRQASRAFNLYANIDILRPYFDVEPVQVRSRLIESMIPVRMINFPQKIAGELYGPLMLVFTLVAILLHGMKTSGTVIREGTLMGTAIGTCFGYWLGVSSFIYFLAYLVNAQITMLQMLSLLGYGLFGHCIVLLISYNIHFHFLFYVLWLLLGGLSTLRMVAALLSRTVGKTPRLLLCGTVSFLHMLFLLYLHFAYHKIVEGLLDTLEGPNFVPMQRVARDVPEVLLNATVRSLGAQLGAQLRAH